TTAATAACATAGTCATCTGTTTACAGTTTTGAATGACAGAGTCATCGCGAGCGATAATGTAGGACCATTGGAGTCTGACGCTAGAACATCTGGTCAAGGTGTTTATACAGCATTAGagatgttttaaacaaaaagttttttattttgttatttttaataacaGAGTTTATCTAATTGCAGGGTCGAACACACATGACATAGTAGAGAGCTTTGTAGATTGGGATGAGGATCTGATTATCGCATGGGACGCTTGTGATTTTGAACTACATACACCGGTGCAATCACTATCAGCGTCCATGAATGTACAAGAAACACCTGTGGCTTCCGAACAGACCCCAGAGTTAGGGGTGAATCACATAAACCAAGAAGACAACAATTCTGAGGATACAGAATTGTTCCCATATGTTTTGACCCAGAACCTCGATGTTCAAAGAATCGTGGATTCCGAACAGGACCCGGAGCCACTGCCTGGTAATCAACAGGCCTATAGAAACGAACTTGTGACTGATGAACAGGTCACGGACAGCACAGGAAATGAAGTGACTCCAGAAGAGCTCAAAGACTTTTTGCATTATGTATGGCACGATTATGCACAGTTTAAGCAGTTTGTAGTCGATGGTTTTGCAATCCAGGATACAGAGCAAAGAAAACTGTTGGGGTTAATCGCCGAAATTATCACTCTGTTAAAAAACCCGACTTTGTAAGTGACAAAGCCGTTTTCTGCAGTTTTAAACTTATACCGTTGAGTGTTCTCAATACCAGATACAACGGGGAAAATTTTCAATGTTTATATAATCCGGTTTATACATGTTTTTTGATACCTTGTTGGTGTTTCTTATactcaatattattattattattgttttttactgatttttttattatctgaACTATTGCTTGTTATTTGTGATATAATGtttgaaaacattaataaaaacccCCGCAAATATCTTCTTAAGATGATTacgcatttgtttaattattgtgGCTTGCTGTACCAAACCATTCTCTGATATATCAAGAATATTTCCAAAGTAACGAATGTTAAGATATTCATGACCAGGGGTCTATCCACAGAATACACCACAATGTTTAAAGTGTTGGTTGCGTGCATGCTATGCATTCacaaaacatacatttacattcaaaacctatGGATTCAAAGACTTAAAGTCATCAATTTATGTCGTTCACATCAACCGTACCAACATTTTagaatgtgcaaactgttttacttcgttttaaacatgtttgggcggtttcggtctagatttttatagaaaacttcagaacatgacaccgttttaacatttacaaaatgatgaagcattttacttttaagtgtCTCCCATGATCATGTGGGGGTGtgacaattacttttgtttgtttggaaattatatgaatgcagagaaacaacgcaaaagttttgaactttaacataattttataagggtcctgatttttaaaaacagtaagctgtaatgtttcttacacacaaatctaaacacatcacaagtctgaatgtttaatagtatgcaaaggtttgttggcgtattttaaacacaagctgtttatcttaatctttaaacaaatgtgtatgacaaaagttgttctgcctgaactgacactaaggatcgatgcctaaatgttaaatctaagtatttgcaaaacaaccttgaccaccatatagatgttttcaatctaatggtacggttttaaatgtgaccaaactatttcaaacattacaaAGTTGTAGTTGGTTGCGTTTTACTTTACAAGgttttaacacacattactgTTTAGTCACGGTGTGTTTCATTGCATTGCTGCTGCATACAACAGACTCTCTAGTTTATGGTAAAAggcttactaaataaaaacctaagcactctgtattatgttgccactgatgattttacaagtttacagtttcaaacatttttgctatcttagctgtgaaagatttagtaaataactctaaaaaataaacagtgtTGAAGCATTCCCTTAATCTTCTAGCAAcgattttcaagagattaccaacatgtatgatgtactaactgtcaaggggtctgtgatattattttttgaagtaattagctatctaatggctactgcacaataacttaagcgataaagaggttgccaaatgttacataacctatagaaacgaaacaagatgATCAATTACAAAGCCACTGGCATAAGGCTTACACTTaaacaaatcacgcagatgtttaaagtggtacatgtttttttttatttctcatcaagTAAAAGAAATACATCATATGTTATCATTGTAGAAATATCACAACGTTTTT
This Paramisgurnus dabryanus chromosome 7, PD_genome_1.1, whole genome shotgun sequence DNA region includes the following protein-coding sequences:
- the LOC135734318 gene encoding uncharacterized protein, with the protein product METYLTGALNDTDYANVADEICALNTGLGNPTVNDENLHNNIRSSDRDVVWGVAGLHTLANLSNLLDSIPNTSGFLRNNENGICATATRHNDGRSGIRKPLSDLSILVDNIPHTTLRGHGSHKRQRSIQAEIHTPRGPHTTLRNTDAKRQRMVRSVSPVLNDRVIASDNVGPLESDARTSGQGSNTHDIVESFVDWDEDLIIAWDACDFELHTPVQSLSASMNVQETPVASEQTPELGVNHINQEDNNSEDTELFPYVLTQNLDVQRIVDSEQDPEPLPGNQQAYRNELVTDEQVTDSTGNEVTPEELKDFLHYVWHDYAQFKQFVVDGFAIQDTEQRKLLGLIAEIITLLKNPTL